A portion of the Planctomicrobium piriforme genome contains these proteins:
- the yajC gene encoding preprotein translocase subunit YajC, translating to MMHCLGLFTLLGVDAPAPAADPGMGPFMIYMAGGLAIFMVVQLLFGRTDQKEKAKRDQLIGSLKKNDPVVTIGGILGYVVSVSEDKKEVTLRVDDNTRIKFQAGAIRESLAAPPKEKEKTAE from the coding sequence ATGATGCACTGTCTGGGGTTGTTCACATTGCTGGGTGTCGACGCGCCTGCGCCGGCAGCAGATCCCGGCATGGGTCCGTTCATGATCTATATGGCCGGGGGCCTGGCGATCTTCATGGTCGTGCAGTTGCTGTTCGGCCGCACGGATCAGAAGGAAAAAGCCAAACGCGACCAGTTGATCGGCTCATTGAAAAAGAATGATCCGGTGGTCACGATCGGCGGCATCCTCGGATATGTGGTCAGCGTTTCCGAAGACAAAAAAGAAGTCACCCTGCGTGTCGACGACAACACGCGGATCAAATTTCAGGCGGGAGCGATTCGGGAATCCCTGGCAGCTCCCCCCAAAGAAAAAGAGAAGACCGCCGAATAA
- the tgt gene encoding tRNA guanosine(34) transglycosylase Tgt codes for MTSFAFHLDYTDPTSRARLGRFETPHGVVETPIFMPVGTRGTVKGIWPDELREMGAKMILANTYHLALRPGESVVKDLGGLHAFMNWQGPILTDSGGYQVFSLAELRQMDRDRVVFKSHVDGSMFDLTPARAVQIQEDLGADVIMCLDECPPHDAPAEKMQAAVDRTTRWAALCRDAQKRPDQALFGILQGGTDQAMRERSAEGLLPLDFPGYAIGGLSVGEAPADMYSTLDFTVPLLPEHKPRYLMGVGRPIDIIEAVLRGVDMFDCVMPTRNARNATAFTSHGLVKMRNLRYQRDTRPLDANCNCPTCQQFSRGYLRHLFQVEEMLGAQALTVHNLAYYQQVMRDLRAAIKSNSAQEFRLDHLARMTADP; via the coding sequence ATGACCTCCTTCGCCTTCCACCTCGATTACACCGACCCCACCTCCCGCGCCCGGCTGGGACGGTTTGAGACGCCGCATGGGGTTGTCGAAACGCCCATCTTCATGCCGGTGGGGACGCGGGGGACGGTCAAGGGGATCTGGCCGGACGAGTTGCGGGAGATGGGGGCGAAGATGATTCTCGCCAATACCTATCATCTCGCCCTGCGGCCCGGCGAAAGCGTCGTCAAAGACCTCGGCGGGCTGCACGCTTTCATGAACTGGCAGGGGCCGATTCTCACCGACTCTGGCGGGTATCAGGTCTTCAGCCTGGCAGAACTCCGTCAGATGGACCGCGACAGGGTCGTCTTCAAGTCCCATGTCGACGGCAGCATGTTCGACCTGACGCCGGCTCGGGCGGTGCAGATCCAGGAAGACCTGGGGGCCGACGTCATCATGTGCCTGGACGAGTGCCCTCCGCACGACGCCCCGGCGGAAAAAATGCAGGCGGCGGTCGACCGCACAACCCGTTGGGCAGCTCTGTGCCGGGATGCTCAAAAGCGACCCGATCAGGCTCTGTTCGGGATTCTGCAGGGAGGAACCGATCAAGCCATGCGGGAACGGTCGGCGGAAGGGCTGCTGCCGCTCGATTTTCCCGGTTACGCCATCGGGGGGCTCAGCGTAGGGGAAGCCCCGGCCGACATGTATTCGACGCTCGATTTCACGGTTCCACTCCTGCCGGAACACAAACCTCGCTACCTGATGGGGGTCGGCCGGCCCATCGACATTATCGAGGCGGTGCTGCGGGGGGTCGACATGTTCGACTGCGTGATGCCGACCCGAAATGCCCGGAATGCGACGGCGTTCACGAGTCACGGGCTCGTCAAGATGCGGAATCTGCGGTATCAGCGGGACACCCGTCCGCTGGACGCGAACTGCAACTGCCCGACCTGTCAGCAGTTCAGTCGCGGATACCTGCGGCATCTGTTCCAGGTGGAGGAAATGCTGGGGGCCCAGGCCCTGACGGTCCACAACCTGGCCTACTACCAGCAGGTGATGCGGGATTTGCGTGCGGCGATTAAGTCAAACTCCGCGCAGGAGTTTCGGCTTGACCATCTTGCCCGTATGACAGCCGATCCCTAA
- a CDS encoding type II toxin-antitoxin system HicB family antitoxin, giving the protein MARKKHTFQVLVEQDEEGWYVAECPALKGCYTQGKTYEEVMDNIRDVIELCLEELRASGQSVPTQPEIISVRRVEVVI; this is encoded by the coding sequence ATGGCCAGAAAGAAACACACCTTTCAGGTTCTCGTCGAGCAGGACGAAGAAGGCTGGTACGTTGCCGAATGTCCCGCACTGAAGGGCTGCTACACGCAGGGCAAAACCTACGAAGAGGTCATGGACAATATCCGGGACGTGATCGAGTTGTGCCTGGAAGAACTGCGCGCCAGCGGTCAATCCGTTCCGACCCAGCCGGAGATCATCAGCGTCCGCCGTGTCGAGGTCGTCATTTGA
- a CDS encoding type II toxin-antitoxin system HicA family toxin, with protein MPGRTARQRSIRSDPAGDHQRPPCRGRHLSGLPVLKPRELIRALEKAGFRVVRKSAGSHWQLAHDDGRRTTVPVHKGRDIGPGLLRKILRDTELTIDQLKQLISE; from the coding sequence GTGCCTGGAAGAACTGCGCGCCAGCGGTCAATCCGTTCCGACCCAGCCGGAGATCATCAGCGTCCGCCGTGTCGAGGTCGTCATTTGAGCGGATTGCCAGTCCTCAAACCTCGGGAACTGATTCGCGCGCTGGAGAAGGCCGGGTTCCGAGTTGTCCGCAAATCTGCTGGAAGTCATTGGCAACTGGCTCATGACGATGGACGCCGCACAACAGTGCCCGTTCATAAGGGAAGAGATATCGGCCCAGGACTGCTGCGAAAAATTCTGAGAGACACCGAGTTGACGATTGATCAATTAAAGCAATTGATCTCTGAGTAA
- a CDS encoding cadherin domain-containing protein has protein sequence MLRKSLSSLLWSAWGRLQAGSRNSGRGRRPLQRHSWNRSLSRRRRQSGVPALERLEARQLLSATASGAEYRVNAYTTSIQSQPSMAMDSAGNYVVTWQSYGQDGDGYGIYAQRFNAAGVAQGSEFRVNTYTTYYQFNPSAAMDSDGDFVITWVTDQEGSSNDIYAQRYNALGEAQGTEFRVNTYTTDPQYSPSAAMDSDGDFVVTWQSYGQDGDGYGIYAQRFNAAGVAQGSEFQVNTYTTSYQYTASAAMDSDGDFVITWQSYGQDGSGYGIYAQRYNAAGVAQGSEFQVSSYTTNNQNSSSAAMDSDGDFVISWQSSGQDGSGYGVYAKRFNASGVAQGSEFRVNTYTTSSQYNASPAMNAAGNFVISWQSSGQDGNGLGIYAQYYNAAGVAQGSEFRANSYTTNSQANPTAAMNSTGNFVIAWQSSGQDGSSNGIYSQRYSVGAPPTDISLSANTVSEIASIGTTIGTLTATDADSPESFTYRLLTNVESPANGLFLIDGDTLKTAGALNYEAVHQYSVDIEVTDSTAQTFVKTFTITVTDSNEFAVSAVSDTNGDTNTIAENAAAGTVGITASASDADGTTNAVSYSLTDNAGGLFTIDSTTGVVSTTGPLNYETATSYTITVRAESADGSFSAADFTITVTDIDESDVSPITDSDSASNTIAENAAAGTVGITASASDADGTTNTVTYSLTDNAGGLFTIDSATGVVSTTGPLDYETATSYSITVRAESADGSFSTADFTIAVTDVDESDVSSITDTDTADNTITESADAGTVGITASASDADGTTNTVTYSLTDNAGGLFTIDSTTGVVSTTGPLNYETATSYTITVRAESEDGSFSAADFTVTVTDVDESDVSPITDSDSASNTIAENADAGTVGITASASDADGTTNTVTYSLTDNAGGLFTIDSTTGVVSTTGPLNYETATSYTITVRAESEDGSFSTTDFTIAVTDVDESDVSGVTDTDSTDNTISENAAAGPVGITAFASDADGTTNAVSYSLTDNAGGLFTIDSISGVVSTTGPLDYETATSYSITVRAESADGSFSIADFTIAVTDVDEFDVSAIADADAADNTIAENADAGPVGITASASDSDGATNTVTYSLTDDAGGLFTIDSISGVVSTTGPLNYETATSYSITVRAESADGSFSTENFTIAVTDVNEFDVSDVIDTNCASNVIAENAAAGPIGITAFADDEDGTTNGVTYSLTDDAGGLFTINSCTGVVSTTGPLDYETACSYSITVRAESADGSFSMADFTVNVLNVNESPVISGVTGSTSYIENAAPRILTTDGVINDPDGNFCGGSLTVRFRGFSETGDRLSILSVGTSTGQISVTGNDVFYGCTLLGTVTSDGTGGQNLVIQLAAGADNAGVQQLLRSITYASVSENPSTTQRRVEFVLKDGVGTASNVGAKVVRVTAVNDKPVITGVTGSTTYTENAAPLVLATDGVISDLDDNLGEGSLTVRFNGFSEADDRLSILSVGTGDGQISVTGNDVFYGGSLLGTISSDGTGGQNLVIQLASGASSEAVQQLLRSITYASVSENPNTTQRRVEFALRDGDGANSNVGARIVKVKSVNDKPVITGVTGTATYSKSGLPIALATGGDVSDLDWNMAGGSLTARFNGFSEANDRLSIISGGTGTGEINVSGNDVYYEGDLIGSITSNGIGGQALTITLTAAATPDAVRHLLHSLTYASDSTTPTTTNRRVEFLLTDSSGAKSNTAARVVKFVS, from the coding sequence ATGCTGCGGAAAAGCTTGTCGTCGTTGCTGTGGTCCGCCTGGGGTCGATTGCAGGCCGGCTCAAGGAACAGTGGTCGCGGCCGCCGTCCGCTTCAACGGCACTCATGGAATCGCTCGTTATCCCGCCGTCGTCGTCAGTCAGGCGTGCCCGCCCTGGAGCGACTCGAGGCGCGGCAACTGCTTTCCGCCACCGCCAGCGGGGCGGAATATCGGGTCAATGCCTACACAACGAGCATTCAATCCCAGCCATCCATGGCAATGGACAGTGCCGGCAACTATGTGGTCACCTGGCAGAGCTATGGCCAGGACGGCGACGGATACGGCATCTACGCCCAGCGGTTTAACGCTGCCGGCGTGGCGCAGGGAAGTGAATTCCGTGTCAACACCTACACCACATATTATCAATTCAACCCTTCAGCGGCGATGGACAGCGACGGGGACTTCGTTATCACCTGGGTGACCGATCAGGAGGGCAGCTCAAACGACATCTACGCACAGCGGTACAATGCACTTGGTGAAGCGCAGGGAACCGAATTCCGCGTCAACACCTATACCACAGACCCGCAGTATAGCCCGTCGGCGGCAATGGATAGCGATGGTGACTTTGTCGTCACCTGGCAGAGCTATGGCCAGGACGGCGACGGATACGGCATCTACGCCCAGCGGTTTAACGCTGCCGGCGTGGCGCAGGGAAGTGAATTCCAGGTCAACACCTACACCACATCTTATCAATACACTGCGTCGGCAGCGATGGACAGCGACGGGGACTTCGTCATCACCTGGCAGAGCTATGGCCAGGACGGCAGCGGATACGGCATCTACGCCCAGCGATACAACGCTGCCGGCGTGGCGCAGGGCAGTGAATTCCAGGTCAGCTCCTACACCACAAATAATCAAAACAGTTCCTCAGCCGCGATGGACAGCGACGGGGACTTCGTTATCTCCTGGCAGAGCAGCGGCCAGGACGGCAGCGGATACGGCGTGTATGCCAAAAGGTTCAACGCCAGCGGCGTGGCCCAGGGAAGCGAATTCCGCGTCAACACATACACGACAAGCAGCCAATACAATGCTTCGCCGGCGATGAACGCCGCTGGCAACTTCGTCATCTCCTGGCAGAGCAGCGGCCAGGATGGCAACGGGCTGGGTATTTACGCTCAGTACTACAACGCAGCAGGCGTGGCGCAGGGCAGTGAATTCCGCGCCAACTCGTATACCACCAATAGCCAGGCGAATCCCACGGCGGCGATGAACAGCACTGGCAACTTCGTCATCGCTTGGCAGAGCAGCGGCCAAGACGGCAGCTCAAACGGCATTTATTCCCAAAGATATTCCGTCGGTGCGCCGCCAACGGACATCTCGCTTTCCGCCAACACCGTTTCCGAAATTGCTTCCATCGGGACAACCATCGGAACTCTGACGGCGACTGACGCCGACAGCCCGGAATCGTTTACCTATCGTCTGCTGACGAATGTTGAGAGTCCGGCCAATGGTCTCTTCCTGATCGACGGCGACACTCTGAAGACGGCCGGCGCGTTGAACTACGAAGCCGTGCATCAATATTCCGTTGACATCGAGGTCACCGACTCAACCGCACAGACTTTCGTGAAGACATTCACGATCACAGTGACCGACAGCAACGAGTTCGCAGTGTCGGCGGTCAGTGACACGAATGGCGACACAAATACGATCGCTGAAAACGCAGCCGCAGGCACGGTCGGCATCACCGCATCTGCATCCGACGCCGACGGCACGACGAACGCCGTCTCCTACTCGCTGACCGACAACGCAGGCGGCCTCTTCACGATCGATTCCACCACCGGCGTCGTCAGTACCACTGGCCCACTCAACTACGAGACGGCAACGAGCTACACGATCACCGTCCGAGCCGAGTCCGCCGACGGGTCGTTCAGTGCCGCCGACTTCACGATCACCGTCACGGACATCGACGAGTCTGATGTCTCTCCCATCACCGACTCTGATTCCGCCAGCAACACCATCGCCGAAAACGCAGCCGCAGGCACGGTCGGCATCACCGCATCTGCATCCGACGCCGACGGCACCACGAACACCGTCACCTACTCGCTCACCGACAATGCCGGCGGCCTGTTCACGATCGATTCCGCCACCGGCGTGGTCAGCACCACCGGCCCGCTCGATTACGAGACGGCGACCAGCTATTCCATCACCGTCCGCGCTGAATCAGCCGACGGTTCCTTCAGCACCGCCGACTTCACGATCGCCGTCACGGATGTCGACGAGTCTGATGTCTCGTCGATCACCGACACCGATACAGCCGACAACACGATCACCGAGAGCGCCGACGCCGGCACGGTCGGCATCACCGCATCTGCTTCCGACGCTGACGGCACGACGAACACTGTCACCTACTCGCTAACCGACAACGCCGGCGGCCTGTTCACGATCGATTCGACCACCGGCGTCGTCAGTACCACTGGCCCACTCAACTACGAGACGGCAACGAGCTACACGATCACCGTCCGAGCCGAGTCCGAAGACGGATCGTTCAGTGCCGCCGACTTCACGGTCACCGTCACGGACGTCGACGAGTCTGATGTCTCTCCCATCACCGACTCTGATTCCGCCAGCAACACCATCGCCGAAAACGCCGACGCCGGGACAGTCGGCATCACCGCATCTGCTTCCGATGCCGACGGCACCACGAACACCGTCACCTACTCGCTCACCGACAACGCCGGCGGCCTGTTCACGATCGATTCGACCACCGGCGTCGTCAGTACCACTGGCCCACTCAACTACGAGACGGCAACGAGCTACACGATCACCGTCCGAGCCGAGTCCGAAGACGGATCGTTCAGCACGACCGACTTCACGATCGCCGTGACTGATGTGGACGAATCTGATGTCTCAGGCGTCACCGACACCGATTCCACAGACAACACCATCTCCGAAAACGCAGCGGCAGGACCTGTCGGCATCACCGCATTCGCTTCCGACGCCGACGGCACGACGAACGCCGTCTCCTACTCGCTGACCGACAACGCAGGCGGCCTCTTCACCATCGATTCGATCTCAGGTGTCGTCAGCACAACTGGCCCCCTGGATTACGAGACGGCGACCAGCTACTCCATCACCGTCCGCGCTGAGTCCGCCGACGGTTCCTTCAGCATCGCCGACTTCACGATCGCCGTCACGGATGTCGACGAATTCGACGTCTCCGCAATCGCCGACGCCGATGCAGCCGACAACACGATTGCCGAGAACGCTGACGCCGGGCCGGTGGGCATTACGGCATCTGCTTCCGACTCCGATGGTGCGACGAACACCGTCACTTACTCGCTGACCGACGATGCCGGGGGACTCTTCACAATCGATTCGATCTCAGGTGTCGTCAGCACAACCGGTCCCCTGAATTACGAGACGGCGACCAGCTACTCCATCACCGTCCGCGCCGAGTCCGCTGACGGTTCGTTCAGCACCGAGAACTTCACCATCGCCGTCACCGATGTCAATGAATTCGACGTGTCTGACGTCATCGACACGAACTGTGCGAGCAATGTGATCGCCGAAAATGCTGCCGCCGGTCCAATCGGCATTACAGCATTTGCTGACGACGAAGACGGCACGACAAATGGCGTCACCTACTCCTTGACCGACGATGCGGGCGGACTCTTTACCATCAATTCCTGCACTGGCGTGGTCAGCACGACCGGCCCGCTGGATTATGAGACGGCCTGCAGTTATTCCATCACAGTGCGGGCTGAGTCCGCTGACGGTTCGTTCAGCATGGCAGACTTCACCGTGAATGTACTGAATGTGAACGAATCACCTGTGATCTCCGGCGTGACTGGTTCGACCTCTTACATCGAGAACGCCGCACCACGCATCCTGACAACCGATGGAGTCATTAACGATCCAGACGGCAATTTCTGCGGCGGCTCGCTGACGGTTCGCTTCAGAGGGTTCTCAGAAACGGGCGACCGGCTGTCAATCCTCTCTGTGGGAACCAGTACCGGCCAGATCAGCGTGACCGGCAACGACGTGTTTTATGGCTGCACTCTCCTGGGAACGGTCACATCCGACGGGACCGGTGGACAGAACCTGGTGATTCAACTCGCCGCCGGTGCAGACAACGCTGGAGTACAACAGCTTCTGCGCAGCATCACTTACGCCAGCGTCTCGGAAAACCCAAGCACCACACAGAGACGAGTTGAATTCGTGCTGAAGGACGGAGTGGGGACAGCCAGCAACGTCGGGGCGAAAGTCGTGAGAGTCACCGCCGTCAACGATAAGCCGGTCATCACCGGCGTCACGGGATCGACAACCTATACCGAGAATGCGGCCCCGCTCGTGCTGGCGACGGACGGCGTCATTAGCGATCTGGATGACAACCTGGGCGAAGGTTCACTCACTGTGCGTTTCAACGGGTTCTCGGAAGCAGACGACCGGCTCTCGATCCTCTCTGTCGGTACTGGCGACGGTCAGATCAGCGTCACCGGCAATGACGTGTTCTACGGCGGCAGCCTGCTGGGAACCATCTCTTCCGACGGGACAGGCGGTCAGAATCTGGTGATTCAACTTGCGAGCGGCGCAAGCAGCGAGGCCGTGCAGCAACTCCTGCGGAGCATCACCTACGCCAGCGTCTCCGAAAATCCCAACACCACTCAGCGGCGAGTCGAGTTCGCGCTGCGGGATGGCGATGGCGCCAACAGCAATGTCGGGGCCAGAATTGTGAAAGTGAAGTCGGTCAATGACAAGCCGGTCATCACCGGCGTCACCGGCACCGCCACCTATTCCAAGAGCGGCCTGCCCATCGCCCTCGCCACCGGAGGCGACGTCAGCGATCTGGACTGGAATATGGCCGGCGGTTCGCTCACGGCCCGCTTCAACGGCTTCTCCGAAGCGAACGACCGTCTCTCGATCATTTCCGGCGGAACTGGAACCGGTGAAATCAATGTCAGCGGGAATGATGTGTATTACGAAGGAGACCTCATCGGCTCGATCACTTCCAACGGAATCGGCGGTCAGGCACTCACCATCACACTGACGGCTGCCGCGACGCCAGACGCAGTCCGGCATCTCCTCCACAGCCTAACCTACGCCAGCGACTCCACCACCCCGACGACAACCAACCGCCGCGTGGAATTCCTGCTGACGGATAGCAGCGGAGCAAAATCCAACACCGCCGCGCGGGTAGTGAAGTTCGTCAGTTGA
- the fusA gene encoding elongation factor G: MPVPIEKLRNIGIVAHIDAGKTTTTERILFYAGAIHKMGNVDDGTTETDFDPEEAKRGITIYSAAVTCKWKECTINLIDTPGHVDFTAEVERSLRVLDGAVVVFSAVEGVEAQSETVWRQADRYHVPRLCFINKMDRIGASFERVLEQMRKRLNAKPVPLTIPIGAEHGFKGIIDLVRRKALYFDSASQGRTITETEIPEDYVEIAETWRSQLIDIIAERDDAAMEQFFAEGDLPEETIFRILRQATLAGELQPTFTGTSLHYVGVQPILDGVNRFLPSPLDVPPVTGINPRPKKNEPTELVRKPKNDEPLAALIFKIVADKHADLCFVRVYSGVLKSGTRLLNPRTGKKEFCSQMWHIQADAREKIETDFVEAGDICGVIGPKDVVTGDTLCEQQHPILLESIAFPETVISMAVEPETSGDRKKLEDALSRLARQDPTFKAKINEETGQTIISGMGELHLEILKERLQRDFNLNVRVHKPRVSYRETVKNKAEAEETFQRSTGGENTFASVRVRVEPFDSEQPITVISLLPPETLPGELEMVVREAVKESAQSGGILGYPLIKTKITILGVGYRPGETTEESLRAAATHAVQSALTKADIGLLEPIMKLEVVTPSEFVGNIQGDLNQRHAKIFASEHREHLTALQAEVSLARMFGYSSHVRSLSQGRASFSMEPLKYDLAPQSVLNEMLG; encoded by the coding sequence ATGCCCGTGCCCATCGAAAAACTGCGAAACATCGGGATTGTCGCCCACATCGACGCGGGCAAAACTACCACCACAGAACGCATTCTGTTCTACGCCGGCGCGATTCACAAAATGGGGAACGTCGACGACGGCACCACAGAAACCGACTTCGATCCCGAAGAAGCCAAACGCGGCATCACCATCTACTCGGCCGCGGTCACCTGTAAGTGGAAGGAGTGTACGATCAACCTGATCGACACCCCCGGCCACGTCGACTTCACCGCCGAGGTCGAGCGCAGCCTGCGCGTCCTCGACGGCGCGGTGGTCGTCTTCAGTGCAGTCGAAGGGGTTGAAGCCCAGAGCGAAACGGTCTGGCGTCAGGCTGATCGCTATCACGTCCCCCGGCTCTGCTTCATCAACAAGATGGACCGTATTGGCGCGAGCTTCGAACGGGTACTCGAACAGATGCGAAAGCGTCTGAACGCCAAACCAGTCCCGCTCACGATTCCCATTGGCGCTGAACACGGCTTCAAGGGCATCATCGATCTCGTCCGTCGCAAGGCGCTCTACTTCGACAGCGCCTCTCAGGGTCGCACCATCACCGAGACTGAAATTCCTGAAGACTACGTCGAGATCGCAGAAACGTGGCGCAGCCAGCTCATCGACATCATCGCCGAACGCGATGACGCTGCCATGGAGCAATTCTTCGCCGAAGGCGATCTGCCGGAAGAAACGATCTTCCGCATCCTCCGCCAGGCAACTCTCGCCGGCGAGCTGCAGCCCACCTTCACCGGCACCTCTTTGCACTACGTTGGCGTGCAGCCAATTCTCGATGGCGTGAACCGGTTCCTTCCCAGCCCGCTCGATGTCCCCCCCGTCACAGGCATCAATCCCCGGCCCAAAAAGAACGAGCCGACCGAACTCGTCCGTAAGCCGAAGAACGACGAACCGCTTGCCGCGCTGATCTTCAAAATCGTGGCCGACAAACATGCCGACCTGTGCTTCGTCCGGGTCTACTCCGGCGTACTGAAGTCCGGCACGCGGCTGCTGAATCCCCGCACTGGCAAGAAGGAATTCTGCAGCCAGATGTGGCACATTCAAGCAGACGCCCGCGAGAAGATCGAGACCGACTTCGTCGAGGCCGGCGACATCTGCGGCGTCATCGGGCCTAAAGACGTGGTCACCGGCGACACGCTCTGCGAACAACAGCACCCGATTCTGCTCGAATCAATCGCCTTCCCCGAAACCGTGATTTCAATGGCGGTCGAGCCGGAAACCAGCGGTGACCGCAAGAAGCTTGAAGACGCGCTCAGCCGGCTCGCGCGGCAAGACCCCACCTTCAAAGCCAAGATCAACGAAGAGACCGGGCAGACGATCATCTCCGGCATGGGTGAACTGCATCTTGAGATTCTGAAAGAACGCCTGCAGCGCGACTTCAATCTCAACGTCCGGGTCCACAAGCCGCGCGTCTCCTACCGAGAGACCGTCAAGAACAAAGCCGAAGCAGAAGAGACGTTCCAACGTTCGACCGGCGGCGAAAACACCTTCGCCAGCGTTCGGGTGCGCGTCGAACCGTTCGACTCCGAACAGCCGATCACCGTCATCTCCCTGCTGCCTCCGGAAACGCTCCCCGGCGAACTGGAAATGGTCGTCCGCGAAGCGGTCAAAGAGTCCGCCCAGTCAGGCGGCATCCTGGGCTACCCGCTCATCAAAACGAAGATCACGATTCTCGGCGTCGGTTATCGGCCAGGCGAGACGACCGAAGAATCACTTCGCGCCGCCGCCACGCACGCCGTGCAAAGCGCCCTCACCAAAGCCGACATCGGTCTGCTGGAACCGATCATGAAGCTGGAAGTGGTCACCCCCAGCGAGTTCGTGGGGAACATTCAGGGAGACCTGAACCAGCGGCACGCCAAGATCTTCGCCAGCGAACACCGCGAACACCTCACCGCTCTGCAGGCCGAAGTCTCACTGGCCCGCATGTTCGGCTATTCTTCCCACGTCCGCAGCCTGTCCCAAGGCAGGGCGTCATTTTCAATGGAACCGCTCAAGTACGACCTCGCTCCGCAGTCGGTGCTGAATGAAATGCTGGGGTGA
- the rpsG gene encoding 30S ribosomal protein S7, protein MAKSFTASKAQLKPDPRFGSKLVTKFVNCLMYDGKKSVAFGVFYDAMEIIEKKVTDVPSVEVFNQALENVKPHIEVRSKRVGGATYQVPTPVGHRRQQALAIRWILEAIRARKGRSTSQSLAEELIAAYRREGAAMTKRENVHRMADANKAFAHFAW, encoded by the coding sequence ATGGCTAAGAGTTTTACGGCAAGCAAGGCGCAACTGAAGCCCGATCCGCGGTTCGGTTCCAAGCTGGTCACCAAGTTCGTCAACTGCCTGATGTACGATGGCAAGAAGAGCGTCGCTTTTGGCGTGTTCTACGATGCCATGGAAATCATCGAGAAGAAGGTCACGGACGTTCCCTCGGTGGAAGTGTTCAACCAGGCTCTCGAAAACGTGAAGCCGCACATCGAAGTCCGCTCCAAGCGCGTCGGCGGTGCCACCTATCAGGTGCCGACTCCGGTCGGTCATCGCCGTCAGCAGGCTCTCGCCATCCGCTGGATTCTGGAAGCGATTCGCGCCCGCAAGGGCCGTTCGACTTCGCAGTCGCTGGCTGAAGAACTCATCGCCGCATACCGCCGTGAAGGCGCCGCGATGACCAAACGCGAAAACGTCCACCGCATGGCAGACGCCAACAAGGCCTTCGCCCACTTCGCGTGGTAA
- the rpsL gene encoding 30S ribosomal protein S12 produces MPTINQLIRKPRKKQTSKTKTPLLDGAPQKRGVCLQVRTMTPKKPNSALRKICRVRLSNGKELTAYIPGEGHNLQEHSIVLVRGGRVRDLPGVRYKVVRGVLDTLGVQKRRQARSRYGAKRPK; encoded by the coding sequence ATGCCGACAATCAACCAATTGATCCGCAAGCCCCGCAAGAAGCAGACCTCGAAGACGAAGACCCCGCTTCTGGATGGGGCTCCGCAAAAGCGAGGGGTCTGTTTGCAGGTGCGTACCATGACTCCGAAGAAGCCGAACTCGGCTCTCCGGAAGATCTGCCGCGTGCGTCTGTCGAACGGCAAAGAACTGACCGCCTACATCCCCGGCGAAGGCCACAACCTGCAGGAGCACTCGATTGTGCTCGTCCGCGGCGGTCGTGTACGCGACTTGCCAGGGGTGCGATACAAGGTTGTTCGCGGGGTGCTGGATACCCTGGGCGTGCAGAAACGCCGTCAGGCCCGCAGCCGTTACGGCGCCAAACGGCCCAAATAA